caacagtggcatcatgagctaggtctatgcgtagatgacatctcgagtagaacacaaaggagtttgtgggcgttgatattcagattgctgccctccttagtcttttcttgattcggcggtatagttggatgaagcggcccggaccaacattactcgtacgcttacgagagacaggtttcatcgactaacatgcaacttgttgcataaagattactgacgggtgtctgtttctccaactttagttgaatcggatttgaccgaggcggtccttggagaaggttaagtagaacttgcatatcaccgttgtggttttacataagtaagatgcgatcatactagatacccatagccaccacgtaaaacaagcaacaacaaattagaggacgtctaacttgtttttgcagggtatgcatgtgatgtgatatgccaaagacatgatatgatatattggatgtatgagatgatcatgttctaatagttaCATATCGACTTGCACCTCGGTGCTACAACAACCGTCCGGAGCCATAGggatgtctttaattattttgcgtttggagatgctttgctttatcgctagtcagtagctttagtagtaacaacatagttagcgtgacaacctcgttggcagcacaatgatggagatcatggtgtggcgtcggtgatgatgaagatcatgtcggtgctttggtgatggggatcaagaagcacaagttcatggccatatcaagtcacttatgatttgcatgtgatgctaatccttttatgcaccttgttttgcttagtacgacggtagcattataaggtgatccctcactaaaattccaagataaaattatgttctccctgagtgtgcaccgttgcgacagttcttcgtctcgagacaccacgtgatgatcgggtgtgatagactctacgttcacatacaatgggtgcaaaacaattgcacacgcggaacactcgggttaaacttgacgagcctagcatgtatacacatggcctcggaacacaagagatcgaaaggtcgagcatgagtcatatagtggatatgatcaacataaagatgttcaccattgaatccaacttaactcacgtgatgatcagacttgaattggtgaatttggatcatgtgtcactcgaatgattagagggatgtcaatttgagtgagagttcttaagtaataagattaattgaacttattatcatgaacatagtcaaaaatgtctttgcaaattatgttgtagcttgcgttgtagctctactattttttatatgttcctagagaaaacttagttgaaagatgttagtagaaattatgcagactgggtccgtaaagtGAGGATTATCCTTATTGTTGTGCagtaggcttatgtccttaatgcaccgctcagtgtgctgaaccccgagtgtcgtctgtggatgttgcgaacatctgacatacacgtttttatgactacgtgataattCGGTgagtaatacttaacggcttagaattgaggcataaTTCGGTgagtaatacttaacggcttagaattgaggcaccgaagacgttttaaatggcacggaacatatgagatgttccaaaagatgaaattgggatttcagtgaGTAATACTTAACGGCTACGAAGCAGTAGTAAAATCCTATATGGCCAACGAAATCAAAAGACCCTTTACTAATCTACTAAACTCAATGAAATCAAAAGACTCTTTACTAATCTACTAAACCCAATGAAATGAAAAGAACAAAATAACTATAGGGATTCACAAAAGACATGACCCAATGGTCATATGCAAGGCTTGTGCAGTCAGGTAAACTAAAAAATGCACATATGCAAGAACATACAAACCTCAAAAAGAATTGCAAGAAAATTTAGAGAACTACAGGGAGAAACACAAACCTGGATGGGTCAATTTTATTGAAGTGTACATATGAATCGACTAGCCCTTTTTCTTGCATCGAGCACCCACCCAGGTTCATGAATCTCCCGCGAGGGAAGTGAGAAATTCAATGTTGATGCAGATGTATCGCGTGGAGGAAATCTTTGTGCAACAACGGTGGTCTGTCGATATGACAATGACACGAACTTGGGGCCGTCGGCACTGGGTGATGCATGACTTATCTTAACTGCCATCACTTTAGCCTATTGCATATCACGATGTGTTTTCCCTAGAGGACGATCTGGTCATCCAACATTTTCTTGTTGTTTTGAACTGTAAGACGGTGATTAAGGATGTTCATCATGGGCAGGTGTGCTTAAGGAAATGGGTGTCCATATTGCACACGCGTTACTTTTGGAAGAAGAGCTCAAAACTCATAGTTAATCTTAAAAATGATTAGTATCACACCAAAATTTTAAGCCATGTAAACCCAATTTAAAAATCGCCACTGATCTTCATCATGGTGCGAGACGGATCTATGGAGGTGCCATCAAGGAGATTAAAATTTGGAAGGATTCTCTTATTTCGTGTGTTTTGCTCATGATAAAGGAGCTCTAATTATGAGTCTCATCACCTGGCTAGGCATTCTTTATCTTTAGATCAGGGTCGTCATTTATGGTTGGGACATCCGCATGACCCCACTATTATCCCTTTACACATACCATTTGGGTAATAAAGCATGGTAGATTGATCTAACAAAAAATATTGTCTCTTAAGCATCGTCACCAACATGATAATGGAAAGTTCTTCATGGCATCGTGAATGGCTGTTTTTTTCCCGCGAAAAGTGAATGATTGTTCTTCTAGCGACGATTGTCTTCACATGCGTTAGGTATATGCCATGGTAGGAACAAGAAGATGAGGAGGACGAAGACATGACAAATATAGGATGTGTTCGGTTAGGGGGAGATGCTAGGATGGTTATTGGTATCCCCATTCAACTAGTTAGGGATAGCTATTTTTTCTGTTTGGTTGGAGGATGATGTTAGCCCATCTTTTGTTTGGTTAGAAGCATGTATCATGGTTGGGATagcattttttaaataatttgttAGTAATGTTCTTTCTTTCTCGTATTATCTCTGTCATCAACTCGGACATACACAACTCCCGGCACCAAGCAGCTCGGACACGCACCACACACATGTACACTACGCCATAGGTTACCCATATACACGCGGTACAACGTCGACCGGCCGCGTACACTGTATACAGACGATACAACATCGGCCGCTACATACATAAACCTGCATACACAAAGTATAGTCGTAGACGTACAGCCGTACACGCTCGTCCGCGTGCACAGAGTACAGCGAATACATCATGCCGTAGGCTACCATGCACACAGCTCACTCACAAGATCACACCACGTACACGAGCTCACTCACACCATGTACACTGAAGCCCATGCACTATTCTTGGGGAGGTCAGCATAGGGCCGGTCCTATGTTTCACAACACCCAGGCGAATTCGACGAGATGGAACCTTTAAATATTAAgactatatatatgtgtatatatgTGTATGATACATAAACGAATATATAATATCATGTACATAATAAGCTTTCAGCCATACATGATATATCTTTTAAGATGTCTATAATAATTGTTCAGCAATGTCATATTACGACAAGAAGACTATTAAATTATGAGAAAATGAGAATGCAAAGAATTATAAATTTGTAAATTAGAACATTTATCATGTACATTAAAATTAGGAATTGTATTAATACATATACTTGTGAAAATCTTGACGAACTGACGGTCACGGTCTTAAAGATGGCTGAACGTGAGGCAAGCGTGTAAAGGTGGCACGCCGGGTTGCCGGGATGGACGCACGGCGCAACACCAGGGACCAGGCTACCACGCGAACGAGAATCCCAAGCAGGAGAGGCCGAGCAACAATTTGCCTGGACAAAGCGTTCACCATATTCAGATTTCTGAATTAAATTGATTCACGCGTGCGGCTGGCCGTGAGACGCTTCACCTGATCACTACTCGCTAGCAATCAGGCTAGCAGTTGGGCCTATCCCATTTTGTTTGTTCCTCTCTTAAGTAAATCTTTTGCTGAGCTATATTAAGTTTACATACTAGATCATGGCCCCTTTCCAGTCATGGGCCCTAGGCGGTCGCCCCTCTAGCCATACGCCAAGGCCGGTCCTGGGTCAGGTCCACGATATTTTTGCGTGTGAGCAAAGCCAGATTTTATAGGTATATTTCAAACATATGACTATCCTTATTCTATTTTATCCCAGCTCGTTTATAAACCAAACAACTGctattcaataaaaaatgactATTCATATTCCTTCGGTGGCTATCCAGTTAACCAAAGGCATCCATAAGTtagttttttttatcatttactccCGTCCACCCATAGTTCCCTCTTCTTCATACTCTTGCTATAGACAGTCCATAAGATTTCCAAGGTCATGGATGATTTGTGAACTAAATGATGCCCCGCGCGCGTTAAACTTTGATAAAGGAAATACGTAAATAATTGCTACAAAATAACTAAAACTAATATGAAACAGATATATATTTAAAGAATAATTTACAAATATGAAGCATATAAAAAATGTTTTTAAAATTGTAGACAAATAATGTCAAATGCGAAAGCTGCACCACATTAGCATATAGTATCGCTTAACACATATGCTTTCAATAAAATAGGatgaaaataataaataaatgTGACAAAGCTGCACGCATGCATAAATAAATGAACAAAGTGTAACTTGTACTAACATGCATGACTTGCTTATGTGGCATGTTTGCATGTCTAGTAAAATTAGGTAATGGGTTCTAactatttaaaaataaaagattccAACAGATTGCGAAAAATTTGTGTCCTACAGAAAGAAGACACGATACAAGATGCagatgatcatatcatttgatacACTTTGCATGTTAGCATACATGTGAGTTGACTCAAAAATATTTAGAACACACGGGACACAAAACAGTTCTGCAACCTTTAGCCTGCTTCTGAAAGGGTGCTTTACAGGAAAGTGCGATAATTTGTGTTGTTTAAGAAAAATGCTAAGGGACCTGTTTATCCCTAGATTAGACCTAGCAATCGTTATCCCCTCGTGTTAGCATGGATTCAATCACATGAGCTCTTGCTTAGCATGCTTGCTActttctccgttcctaaatactattaatttttgtagagatttcactaagcactacatatgaagcaaaatgaatgaatccatattctaaaatatgtctatatacatccgtatgtaatccatagtcaaatctcttaaaaagacttgtatttaggaacggagggaatagTTCTTTGGATGATACAAAGAAAGTTACATTGTAATTTAATTTCTTAGATTTCACTCAAGGGAAAGAATAAACCTGAGGGTAATGGAAAGGTTGATTGTGTTTCATCGTTGCATGGATTAAATGATCAACTGAAAATAAATTTGTAGGAGGGAATAGTTCTTTGGATGATACAAAGAAAGTTACATTGTAATTTAATTTCTTAGATTTCACTCAAGGGAAAGAATAAACCTGAGGGTAATGGAAAGGTTGATTGTGTTTCATCGTTGCATGGATTAAATGATCAACTGAAAATAAATTTGTAGGACGCTTTTCTATCTTGTTCATTTTGAATGACAATAAACATCAGGTTACAGCTTCTGTTAAAATACTTTTAATGTGTCCAATGAAGACTAGAGCTGCAGGTAGTAAAGGTGTGTTTGCCAAAAAATGAAGATAGTACCGGGAAAGTGCCCTTCTGAGCTCGAGCTCAAATGCACCCGCATGAAGAGTAAAATCGGAAAAAATTCAAAAAgatttttaaaaattccaaaaaaaaaattgtAATGAATTTTGACAAAAGTTCTGAGTGCTTGCAAATTTTCATCATTGGGTCACATTCGAGTAAGGCATGACGAAAAAAACAAAATCAGTGTTTCAAAATGCTTTCGAAAGTAGGATTTTCAGAGCATCATTTTTTTTCACGCCTTAATCGAATGTGATTTaatgttgaaactttgcaagcaCTTAGAACTTTTATCAATGTTCatcacaaaaaaaatcagaaatgtTTGaaatgtttttgatttttttattattttactgTTCATGCGCTCAAATACTCCACTTACATAGTACCGGTGCTACATATGCAGCTACCTAATCCAAGAGATAGTTAACTTGCTGGGATCTTTAAGTTCCAGTGTCAACTTAGATCCGTTAAGCTATCTATTGAAAATTACATAAGGATATTAAGTGTGCTAGATAATGGACAAGAAAATTCTCCAAATATAATACCGTCTGTCAAAACCCAAGAAGAAAATAATCATTGAGAAATGAGTCAAATGACCCACCAGAAGGTTCCTCAAACATGTCATTGACTGAATTATTCTGTTCTGTGCCCCCAACAAAGATATCTTCTAGTACTAAGAGAAGTGAGAAATAACCATCTACTGTAGCTCTATTCAGTTGCATAATGATTTTCACCAAGCGGATTTCTTTACCCTCTATGCATAGTATAAAAAGGTCAGTGCACAATATCACATCACTGATGAAGATTAAAAAGTTCAAATAGAATAAAACAGACAAGAGAGTGATGCTTCCAGATGCAGAAGAAATATCGCGACTTTAAAAATTACTTAAAAACAGTGAATAACAAGTTGCATATTAAAGACAATTGAAATGAGATTCAAATAGATAAAGTGCCAATTTAGCCCTCGTGAGGAGCTAACAAAGTGACCTCGATAATGAGCCATCAGAGGGTTCCTCAGAAATTCTGTATGGCTAACCAGTGATGCTCAAAGCCACAAATGGCACACATCTGAACACAAACAGATAGGAAGGAACAAAATGAAGTAGACATAGGAGCTAATTGAGAGCCTAAGACATGTCCAAGCCAGTCCACAAAACAAGACAATTAGGCTCATACCCAAAAACTAGTCTGGTGTTTGTGAAGTACTTCCACTCCAAGTACATGAAAGCTGCATCGACTCTCAGTGACCACCTGCCGATATTTCCACAAAACAGGGAACATAAGGTGCACCAACCAGGAATTCTCCAGAAGTGCAGATGACGTCGACTTTCCGAGTATCCATATCATATGACACTGTCATCTTCTCGTTGTCGGTGAGGAAAACCAAATTACAATCTGGATGGATCGCAAGCATGGTATAGCAGGCTTGGTCTTTTTCAGGCTGCCTCCCGAACAGTTCCGATATCTCGACGGTGTGCTTCAGGGTCCACTTTCCACTAGCATAATCCTCAAGAACCCAGACACGGAGTTCGGGATCCTTATCGTTATCCATCAGCCAAGCATGCAAGCTGCCCTGAGAATGCCCAATGGAAACAATCTCACGGCAGTCCTCCATGCCGTCCTCAATTTCCCTCCAAGTCTTCCCCTCCGTGTCGACAGTGACTATTGTACCATGATGGGTAGTCAGATGCATGGTGCCATTCAGGAAGGCACACGCCGTGCCACCAACAAGAATGGTTTTGTAAGGCCACTCGCTCTCCACGGAAGTCCACCGCCTGGTCTCCGACGAGAAGATGGCCACCTGCGCGAACTCGCACAAGGAATTGCTCAGGGGCGCAAACACCACGAAGCGGGACGGGACGGCGGCGTCGAAGCCCAGGAAGAGATCGTTCGCCTCGTAGATCACGGGGACGCCGTCCACCGGGTCCGGCAGAACAATGAGGGTCAGCACGGTCCACTCCCCGGTGGCAGGATTGCACACGGCGTACCCGAACTTCTTCTTGCCCCGGCCTTTGTACGACTCCCAGcacctgcagaggaggaggcCGCCGCAGCACTGCTGGATCTCGACGCGCTCGTAGCGCCCTCGCAGGAAAGGGAGCGAAGGGTCGACCAGAGGGGGGCCTCTCCCGGACAGGTTGCGGAAGCTGAGGCCGCAGCTGCTCCGGTTGTAGAAGAAGCCGGACAGGGTCTGCGGGCACCTCCTGCGGATGTCCGGGTCGGAGCAGAGGGCGAGCCACGGCTTGGAGACGCACTTGAAGCGGCAGAGCGACCTGTACGGCACCCGCGACAGGATCTCGACGAGGGCGTTTTCGGGGATCTCCGGCGAGGGCTGCTGCCcctgcttctgcttcttcttcatctacAGTATACAACGGAAGAGACGGCTCGTTTTGGCTCCCGTTGTGCTGGACTCCGGATTGGAGGAAGGAAAGAGCAGGGGAACATATACATACCTCGAGCGCTGCTTCAGGGAAGGGGAATGGTGGTGGCGGGGAATGGGGAGGAGCGTCCTCGTCGCGGCCACGGTG
This genomic stretch from Hordeum vulgare subsp. vulgare chromosome 6H, MorexV3_pseudomolecules_assembly, whole genome shotgun sequence harbors:
- the LOC123402927 gene encoding F-box protein At5g07610-like codes for the protein MTSGGGGHLPATDHRGRDEDAPPHSPPPPFPFPEAALEMKKKQKQGQQPSPEIPENALVEILSRVPYRSLCRFKCVSKPWLALCSDPDIRRRCPQTLSGFFYNRSSCGLSFRNLSGRGPPLVDPSLPFLRGRYERVEIQQCCGGLLLCRCWESYKGRGKKKFGYAVCNPATGEWTVLTLIVLPDPVDGVPVIYEANDLFLGFDAAVPSRFVVFAPLSNSLCEFAQVAIFSSETRRWTSVESEWPYKTILVGGTACAFLNGTMHLTTHHGTIVTVDTEGKTWREIEDGMEDCREIVSIGHSQGSLHAWLMDNDKDPELRVWVLEDYASGKWTLKHTVEISELFGRQPEKDQACYTMLAIHPDCNLVFLTDNEKMTVSYDMDTRKVDVICTSGEFLVGAPYVPCFVEISAGGH